A window of the Camelus dromedarius isolate mCamDro1 chromosome 5, mCamDro1.pat, whole genome shotgun sequence genome harbors these coding sequences:
- the VRTN gene encoding vertnin, whose translation MTSREQLVQQVLQELQEAVESEGLEGLVGAALEAKEVLSSFALPTCREGGPGPQVLEVDSVALSLYPEDAPRNMLPLVCKGEGSLLFEAASMLLWGDAGLSLELRARTVVEMLLHRHYYLQGMIDSKVMLQAVRYSLCSEESPEMTSLPSATLEAIFDADVKATCFPSSFSNVWHLYALASVLQRNIYSIYPMRNLKIRPYFNRVIRPRRCDHMPATLHIMWAGQPLTSHLFRHQYFAPVVGLEEVEVESATTGLAPTPPALASLPPPAKTLELLNREPGLSYSHLCERYSVTKSTFYRWRRQSQEHRQKVATRFSAKHFLQDSFHHGGVVPLQQFLQRFPEISRSTYYAWKHELVGSGACQALASKEALAMEELEKLPEEQVTEELGCSSPAASSPGMVLMQRAKLYLEHCISLNTLVPYRCFKRRFPGISRSTYYNWRRKALRRNPSFKPAPALSAAGVPQPASVGEKALPPCKDEAGEGAGKATGGGPPAPREFLPLRMPLSRWQRRLRRAARRQVLSGHLPFCRFRLRYPSLSPSTFWVWKSLARGCPRGLSKLHIQAPTLGKGGMQEAEEKQEKEAGRNVTAVMAPPAGTPQVAASSGEDPAKALGGPSREGALQEGAAAQGRPPSGSLTSHPVVAEAVGGGDGQVLVMDMLATTKFKAQAKLFLQKRFQSKSFPSYKEFSALFPLTARSTYYMWKRALYDGLTLVDG comes from the coding sequence ATGACATCTCGAGAGCAGCTGGTGCAGCAGGTGctgcaggagctgcaggaggcAGTGGAGTCCGAGGGCCTGGAGGGTCTTGTTGGTGCTGCTCTGGAGGCCAAGGAGGTCCTGTCTTCCTTTGCTCTCCCCACCTGCCGGGAAGGAGGCCCCGGCCCCCAGGTGCTGGAGGTGGACTCAGTGGCCCTGAGCCTGTATCCAGAGGATGCTCCCCGGAACATGTTGCCGCTGGTGTGCAAGGGTGAGGGCAGCCTGCTGTTTGAGGCGGCCAGCATGCTGCTGTGGGGCGACGCAGGTCTCAGCCTGGAGCTGCGGGCCCGCACCGTGGTGGAGATGCTGTTGCACAGGCACTACTACCTCCAAGGCATGATCGACTCCAAGGTGATGCTGCAGGCTGTGCGCTATTCCCTGTGCTCTGAGGAGTCTCCCGAGATGACCAGCCTGCCGTCTGCCACGCTAGAAGCCATCTTTGATGCAGACGTCAAAGCCACCTGCTTTCCTAGCAGCTTCTCCAACGTGTGGCACTTGTACGCCCTCGCCTCTGTCCTTCAGCGCAACATCTACTCCATCTATCCCATGCGCAACCTCAAGATCCGGCCCTACTTTAACCGCGTCATTCGGCCCCGCCGCTGTGACCACATGCCCGCCACGCTGCACATCATGTGGGCTGGCCAGCCCCTCACCAGCCACCTCTTCCGCCACCAGTACTTTGCCCCcgtggtggggctggaggaggtggaggttgAAAGTGCCACCACTGGGCTGGCCCCgactcctccagccctggcctcgCTGCCCCCGCCTGCCAAGACCCTGGAGCTGCTCAACCGGGAACCCGGCCTCAGCTATTCCCACCTCTGTGAACGCTACAGTGTCACCAAGAGCACCTTCTACCGCTGGCGGCGGCAGTCCCAGGAGCACCGGCAGAAGGTAGCCACCCGCTTCTCAGCCAAGCACTTCCTGCAGGACAGCTTCCATCACGGGGGCGTCGTGCCACTGCAGCAGTTCCTCCAGAGGTTCCCCGAGATCTCCCGCTCCACCTATTATGCCTGGAAGCACGAGCTCGTGGGCTCTGGCGCCTGCCAGGCCCTGGCCTCCAAGGAGGCTCTGGCGATGGAGGAGCTGGAGAAGCTGCCGGAGGAGCAGGTTACCGAGGAGCTGGGATGCTCCTCGCCGGCAGCGTCAAGCCCTGGAATGGTCTTAATGCAGCGGGCCAAGTTGTACCTGGAGCACTGCATCTCCCTGAATACACTGGTACCCTATCGCTGCTTCAAACGCAGGTTCCCTGGCATCTCCCGGTCCACCTACTACAACTGGCGCCGAAAGGCCCTCCGAAGGAACCCCAGCTTCAAGCCAGCACCAGCCCTCTCAGCAGCCGGGGTGCCTCAGCCAGCATCTGTTGGTGAGAAGGCCTTACCCCCTTGCAAGGatgaggcaggagagggggcagggaaagCAACAGGTGGGGGACCACCCGCTCCCCGGGAGTTCCTGCCTCTGAGGATGCCCCTGTCCCGCTGGCAGAGGCGTCTGCGCAGGGCGGCCCGCAGGCAGGTGCTGAGTGGGCACCTCCCCTTCTGTCGCTTCCGTCTCCGCTATCCGAGCCTGTCACCCTCCACCTTTTGGGTCTGGAAGAGTCTTGCCCGGGGTTGTCCCAGAGGCCTGTCCAAGCTCCATATACAGGCCCCCACTTTGGGCAAAGGGGGCatgcaggaggcagaggagaagcaggagaaagAAGCTGGCAGGAATGTGACAGCTGTCATGGCCCCACCTGCAGGGACCCCACAGGTGGCAGCTTCTTCAGGAGAGGATCCTGCGAAGGCCCTGGGAGGGCCTTCCAGAGAGGGGGCCCTGCAAGAAGGGGCTGCAGCCCAGGGCCGGCCCCCCAGTGGGTCCCTGACCAGCCATCCTGTGGTGGCCGAGGCAGTGGGTGGTGGAGACGGCCAGGTGCTGGTGATGGACATGCTCGCCACCACAAAGTTCAAGGCCCAGGCCAAGCTGTTCCTGCAGAAGCGCTTTCAGTCCAAGAGCTTCCCCTCCTACAAGGAGTTCAGTGCCCTCTTTCCCCTCACTGCCCGCTCTACCTACTACATGTGGAAGCGTGCCCTCTATGATGGCCTCACCCTGGTCGATGGCTGA